The proteins below are encoded in one region of Helicoverpa armigera isolate CAAS_96S chromosome 11, ASM3070526v1, whole genome shotgun sequence:
- the LOC110378369 gene encoding polycomb protein suz12-B isoform X1, whose translation MPPKKRDKDNEASKNSKIDHLQADHELFLQAFEKPTQIYRFLRTRNMLSPIFLNRTLSYMKRRMSRSNKSRIGFKVDSLLDKITLKKSTELQPNSLGGYMTLTFLGFYDKSLDEPRDYQVKVETLLLKICHKKRKESSSAIVEVSVGSCSVPLNPSTSEPPAMASAVSISSETFSPSQGPNVKSYMLMLRVTVTRASGSSTSNGAASSSEITNGDCDEPVTKRLKSSSDLNSSSDGKWTKFYGSELIVYDKHNRCLLTNGEYDLVLHDASPAGRSGTIARSPHKALMAQWETIPNENDLQTEGNPFDIFKVRPLLKLKLSWSQEPTNGLVNRPKLYQQTSENGKKDSCSSKDRQAASKSSNNDIKNGDKSKLDGTDGESKRQQIIYQFLYNNNSRQQTEACDDLHCPWCSLDCGTLYSLLKHLKLCHSRFNFTYFPIPGGARIDVSINELYDGSYTGSPHDLIAAQGRGGGPAAAAPGGGPAGPRAGPTRRTELTHVLVWRARPRRRPIRHSLAEFLELDDADIVDAQRPYLTGHNRLYHHTITCLPVYPNELDIDSESETDPLWLQQKTMMMIDEFTDVNEGEKELMKMWNLHVMKYNYVGDCQIPIACQMFLQMRGKELLEKNLYRNFVLHMCSLHDFGLLSPVALYQTVQLLNQMLADNGEAKEKMRESLRAAREQWRLTRRDEPRADAAPRRKPPRQAPGRKRASLSDRNTSV comes from the exons ATGCCTCCCAAGAAGCGAGATAAAGACAATGAAGCTAGTAAAAACTCCAAAATTGATCACTTACAAGCCGACCATGAGTTGTTTTTACAAGCATTCGAAA AGCCCACTCAAATATACAGATTTCTACGGACTCGCAATATGCTTTCG CCTATATTCCTGAATAGAACATTGTCGTATATGAAGAGGCGGATGTCGCGGAGTAACAAAAGCCGTATAGGTTTTAAAGTCGATAGTTTGTTAGATAAAATCACATTGAAGAAGAGTACAGAGCTACAGCCAAATAGTTTGGGAGGTTACATGACCCTTACCTTCCTAGGATTCTATGATAAGAGCTTGGACGAGCCCAGAGACTACCAGGTCAAAGTGGAAACACTGCTGCTTAAAATATGCCATAAGAAGAGGAAAGAAAGCTCCTCAGCTATTGTTGAAGTATCT GTTGGCAGCTGCTCCGTACCACTAAACCCTTCAACGTCAGAACCGCCCGCAATGGCATCTGCAGTCAGCATCTCCAGTGAAACATTCAGCCCATCGCAAGGCCCCAACGTAAAGTCCTACATGCTCATGTTACGAGTAACGGTCACCAGGGCATCCGGATCTAGTACTTCTAATGGTGCGGCTAGTTCTAGTGAAATTACAAACGGTGACTGTGATG AACCTGTAACCAAACGTCTGAAATCATCATCGGATCTCAACTCGTCAAGCGACGGGAAATGGACAAAGTTCTACGGCAGTGAGCTAATAGTTTATGACAAACACAACAGATGTCTGCTAACTAATGGCGAGTATGACCTGGTACTGCACGACGCGTCGCCGGCAGGCCGGAGTGGTACCATCGCGAGATCACCACATAAAGCGCTTATGGCACAATGGGAAACTATACCTAAT GAAAATGATCTTCAAACTGAGGGGAATCCATTTGACATATTCAAAGTGAGACCCCTTCTCAAATTGAAACTCAGCTGGAGTCAGGAGCCGACCAATGGACTTGTGAACCGACCCAAGTTGTACCAGCAGACCAGTGAGAACGGCAAGAAGGATTCCTGCTCCAGCAAGGATCGGCAGGCTGCTTCCAAATCtagtaataatgatattaaaaatg GGGACAAATCCAAACTGGACGGTACTGACGGAGAATCAAAGCGTCAACAGATAATCTACCAGTTCTTGTACAACAATAACTCGAGGCAACAGACGGAGGCATGTGACGACCTGCACTGTCCATGGTGCTCGCTCGACTGTGGCACGTTGTACTCCTTGCTCAAACACCTCAAGCTGTGTCATTCTAGATTCaactttacttatttt CCAATCCCTGGCGGCGCTCGCATCGACGTATCAATAAACGAGCTATACGATGGATCATACACGGGGTCCCCGCACGACCTGATCGCCGCACAAGGCCGGGGCGGGGGCCCGGCCGCCGCGGCTCCGGGCGGGGGGCCCGCGGGACCACGGGCGGGGCCCACACGTCGTACAGAGCTAACACACGTGTTGGTGTGGCGAGCGCGGCCCAGACGCCGCCCTATCAGACATTCCCTGGCAGAGTTCTTGGAACTCGATGATGCAGATATTGTTGATGCTCAACGGCCGTATCTTACGGGACATAACAG ATTATACCACCACACGATCACATGCTTACCCGTATATCCGAATGAGCTAGACATCGACTCAGAAAGCGAGACAGACCCACTGTGGCTGCAACAGAAGACCATGATGATGATAGACGAGTTCACAGACGTCAACGAGGGGGAGAAAGAACTCATGAAGATGTGGAACCTACACGTCATGAAGTACAACTACGTAGGCGACTGTCAGATACCCATCGCCTGTCAGATGTTCCTACAGATGCGAGGAAAGGAGTTACTAGAGAAGAATTTGTATAGGAATTTTGTGTTGCACATGTGTTCGTTGCACGATTTCGGGTTGTTGAGTCCTGTGGCGTTGTACCAGACGGTGCAGCTGTTGAATCAGATGTTGGCGGACAATGGCGAGGCGAAGGAGAAGATGCGCGAGTCTCTGCGGGCGGCGCGCGAGCAGTGGCGCCTCACGCGCCGCGACGAGCCGCGCGccgacgccgcgccgcgccgcaaGCCGCCCCGCCAGGCGCCCGGACGGAAGCGGGCATCGCTCTCCGATAGAAACACTTCTGTGTAA
- the LOC110378389 gene encoding uncharacterized protein LOC110378389, producing MSHSRNAHKLTDKSRTDIQATDRNEVEGQVISCNATESCTYAVTVSKKPSPSSEEGALCSGQKSFISIHSTDQLCQVADVDNPSNLEECNVEVLSLNEVFPSTSEESLSNEDDSPVQRKQKNANKNKATIQKCQSESAEKSSYLPTNSKSSTGSRTKEPVEGQPSVYSDFDIPKNTLYVVGSNPGEPKMSYPDPPKKISKTMKKFLRNIDKHKNEQNIKSSEKAISKLTTMRGILKDGRCGPECTGDSSVQGADEYNTDLLPFSMDFVPHTNYGKQNPDKNVTFNTQVVIIHFTGDLCVGQSVETLSKEKDQQARNSELRKTFLTKYNEFWPTQK from the exons ATGTCACATTCGAGGAATGCACACAAATTAACTGATAAAAGTAGAACAGACATTCAGGCAACCGACAGAAATGAGGTCGAAG GACAAGTTATAAGTTGTAATGCCACCGAGAGCTGCACGTACGCTG TGACTGTTTCAAAGAAACCATCCCCGTCGAGCGAGGAAGGTGCCTTGTGTTCTGGACAAAAGTCTTTCATAAGTATACATTCAACCGACCAGTTGTGTCAAGTGGCCGACGTGGACAATCCCTCGAATCTCGAAGAGTGTAACGTGGAAGTTCTCAGCCTCAATGAAGTATTCCCATCGACGTCAGAAGAGAGCCTGTCGAATGAAGATGACTCTCCTGTTCAGCGAAAGCAAAAAAACGCCAACAAAAATAAGGCAACAATACAAAAGTGTCAATCGGAAAGCGCAGAGAAGTCGTCTTACTTGCCGACGAACAGCAAGTCGTCGACGGGGTCGCGCACGAAGGAACCCGTCGAAGGGCAACCCTCGGTCTATTCTGACTTCGACATACCTAAAAATACATTGTACGTGGTTGGAAGCAATCCCGGGGAACCGAAAATGTCGTATCCCGACCCCCCGAAGAAAATATCAAAGACG ATGAAAAAGTTTCTGCGCAACATAGATAAGCACAAGAACGAGCAGAACATCAAGAGCAGCGAGAAGGCCATCAGTAAGCTGACGACGATGCGAGGCATCCTGAAGGATGGGCGCTGCGGCCCCGAGTGCACCGGGGACTCGTCCGTGCAGGGCGCCGACGAATACAATACTG ATCTACTACCATTCTCAATGGACTTTGTTCCGCATACAAACTACGGTAAGCAAAACCCAGACAAAAACGTGACTTTCAACACGCAAGTGGTGATCATCCACTTCACGGGCGACCTGTGCGTGGGGCAGAGCGTCGAGACCCTCAGCAAGGAGAAGGACCAGCAGGCGCGAAACTCCGAACTCAGAAAAACCTTTCTCACCAAATACAACGAATTTTGGCCCACACAGAAATAA
- the LOC110378369 gene encoding polycomb protein suz12-B isoform X2, which yields MPPKKRDKDNEASKNSKIDHLQADHELFLQAFEKPTQIYRFLRTRNMLSPIFLNRTLSYMKRRMSRSNKSRIGFKVDSLLDKITLKKSTELQPNSLGGYMTLTFLGFYDKSLDEPRDYQVKVETLLLKICHKKRKESSSAIVEVSVGSCSVPLNPSTSEPPAMASAVSISSETFSPSQGPNVKSYMLMLRVTVTRASGSSTSNGAASSSEITNGDCDEPVTKRLKSSSDLNSSSDGKWTKFYGSELIVYDKHNRCLLTNGEYDLVLHDASPAGRSGTIARSPHKALMAQWETIPNENDLQTEGNPFDIFKVRPLLKLKLSWSQEPTNGLVNRPKLYQQTSENGKKDSCSSKDRQAASKSRDKSKLDGTDGESKRQQIIYQFLYNNNSRQQTEACDDLHCPWCSLDCGTLYSLLKHLKLCHSRFNFTYFPIPGGARIDVSINELYDGSYTGSPHDLIAAQGRGGGPAAAAPGGGPAGPRAGPTRRTELTHVLVWRARPRRRPIRHSLAEFLELDDADIVDAQRPYLTGHNRLYHHTITCLPVYPNELDIDSESETDPLWLQQKTMMMIDEFTDVNEGEKELMKMWNLHVMKYNYVGDCQIPIACQMFLQMRGKELLEKNLYRNFVLHMCSLHDFGLLSPVALYQTVQLLNQMLADNGEAKEKMRESLRAAREQWRLTRRDEPRADAAPRRKPPRQAPGRKRASLSDRNTSV from the exons ATGCCTCCCAAGAAGCGAGATAAAGACAATGAAGCTAGTAAAAACTCCAAAATTGATCACTTACAAGCCGACCATGAGTTGTTTTTACAAGCATTCGAAA AGCCCACTCAAATATACAGATTTCTACGGACTCGCAATATGCTTTCG CCTATATTCCTGAATAGAACATTGTCGTATATGAAGAGGCGGATGTCGCGGAGTAACAAAAGCCGTATAGGTTTTAAAGTCGATAGTTTGTTAGATAAAATCACATTGAAGAAGAGTACAGAGCTACAGCCAAATAGTTTGGGAGGTTACATGACCCTTACCTTCCTAGGATTCTATGATAAGAGCTTGGACGAGCCCAGAGACTACCAGGTCAAAGTGGAAACACTGCTGCTTAAAATATGCCATAAGAAGAGGAAAGAAAGCTCCTCAGCTATTGTTGAAGTATCT GTTGGCAGCTGCTCCGTACCACTAAACCCTTCAACGTCAGAACCGCCCGCAATGGCATCTGCAGTCAGCATCTCCAGTGAAACATTCAGCCCATCGCAAGGCCCCAACGTAAAGTCCTACATGCTCATGTTACGAGTAACGGTCACCAGGGCATCCGGATCTAGTACTTCTAATGGTGCGGCTAGTTCTAGTGAAATTACAAACGGTGACTGTGATG AACCTGTAACCAAACGTCTGAAATCATCATCGGATCTCAACTCGTCAAGCGACGGGAAATGGACAAAGTTCTACGGCAGTGAGCTAATAGTTTATGACAAACACAACAGATGTCTGCTAACTAATGGCGAGTATGACCTGGTACTGCACGACGCGTCGCCGGCAGGCCGGAGTGGTACCATCGCGAGATCACCACATAAAGCGCTTATGGCACAATGGGAAACTATACCTAAT GAAAATGATCTTCAAACTGAGGGGAATCCATTTGACATATTCAAAGTGAGACCCCTTCTCAAATTGAAACTCAGCTGGAGTCAGGAGCCGACCAATGGACTTGTGAACCGACCCAAGTTGTACCAGCAGACCAGTGAGAACGGCAAGAAGGATTCCTGCTCCAGCAAGGATCGGCAGGCTGCTTCCAAATCta GGGACAAATCCAAACTGGACGGTACTGACGGAGAATCAAAGCGTCAACAGATAATCTACCAGTTCTTGTACAACAATAACTCGAGGCAACAGACGGAGGCATGTGACGACCTGCACTGTCCATGGTGCTCGCTCGACTGTGGCACGTTGTACTCCTTGCTCAAACACCTCAAGCTGTGTCATTCTAGATTCaactttacttatttt CCAATCCCTGGCGGCGCTCGCATCGACGTATCAATAAACGAGCTATACGATGGATCATACACGGGGTCCCCGCACGACCTGATCGCCGCACAAGGCCGGGGCGGGGGCCCGGCCGCCGCGGCTCCGGGCGGGGGGCCCGCGGGACCACGGGCGGGGCCCACACGTCGTACAGAGCTAACACACGTGTTGGTGTGGCGAGCGCGGCCCAGACGCCGCCCTATCAGACATTCCCTGGCAGAGTTCTTGGAACTCGATGATGCAGATATTGTTGATGCTCAACGGCCGTATCTTACGGGACATAACAG ATTATACCACCACACGATCACATGCTTACCCGTATATCCGAATGAGCTAGACATCGACTCAGAAAGCGAGACAGACCCACTGTGGCTGCAACAGAAGACCATGATGATGATAGACGAGTTCACAGACGTCAACGAGGGGGAGAAAGAACTCATGAAGATGTGGAACCTACACGTCATGAAGTACAACTACGTAGGCGACTGTCAGATACCCATCGCCTGTCAGATGTTCCTACAGATGCGAGGAAAGGAGTTACTAGAGAAGAATTTGTATAGGAATTTTGTGTTGCACATGTGTTCGTTGCACGATTTCGGGTTGTTGAGTCCTGTGGCGTTGTACCAGACGGTGCAGCTGTTGAATCAGATGTTGGCGGACAATGGCGAGGCGAAGGAGAAGATGCGCGAGTCTCTGCGGGCGGCGCGCGAGCAGTGGCGCCTCACGCGCCGCGACGAGCCGCGCGccgacgccgcgccgcgccgcaaGCCGCCCCGCCAGGCGCCCGGACGGAAGCGGGCATCGCTCTCCGATAGAAACACTTCTGTGTAA
- the LOC110378390 gene encoding methyltransferase-like protein 22, with protein sequence MPELTVTSEIYEEYDYRTKISPSTEGNVISEFPFLLPPLRSNATFDDDDDLDIERPLKEVIRIEHSSKTKIALVGLQVWRGAFLLGDWLIHLGLKGELVNRSVLELGAGTGLTSFVAALYAKKVVCTDIDVGGILELIKLNAKYNKKFIKSQFKVMPLDFTETTWSSSLLSEIKQASIIIAADVIYDDDITAAFVSTIQKILNTEPPKTLYMVLEKRYVFTIEHLDSVAPCYETFLSLIDKVKTENPHSTWKLELLPLDFPKYFTYDRVKDLVLWKISSTPN encoded by the exons ATGCCAGAATTGACGGTGACATCGGAAATATATGAGGAGTATGATTATAGAACTAAAATATCACCAAGCACTGAAGGAA ATGTGATATCAGAGTTCCCATTCCTGTTGCCGCCGTTACGAAGCAATGCAACTtttgatgacgatgatgatctGGACATAGAGAGGCCACTGAAAGAAGTTATCAGAATAG AGCACAGTTCGAAAACGAAAATAGCGCTGGTTGGCTTACAAGTATGGCGGGGCGCTTTCCTACTCGGTGATTGGTTGATACACCTAGGCTTGAAAGGCGAGCTAGTCAATAGGAGCGTTCTAGAACTCGGCGCGGGAACTGGACTCACTAGCTTTGTTGCTGCTTTATATGCTAAGAAGGTTGTATGTACAG ATATTGATGTCGGCGGTATCCTagaacttataaaattaaatgcgaAGTACAATAAGAAGTTTATAAAGTCTCAGTTCAAAGTGATGCCTCTGGATTTCACTGAGACTACTTGGAGTTCTTCATTGTTAAGCGAAATTAAACAAGCTAGCATTATTATAGCTGCTGATG TAATTTACGATGATGACATCACAGCGGCTTTTGTGTCAACCATCCAGAAGATTCTCAACACAGAACCACCGAAAACTTTATACATGGTGTTAGAAAAGCGATATGTGTTCACGATAGAGCACCTCGACTCCGTCGCGCCCTGCTACGAGACATTCCTCTCTCTCATCGACAAAGTCAAGACAGAGAACCCACATTCCACCTGGAAGCTAGAACTACTGCCTCTAGACTTCCCCAAGTATTTCACATACGATCGCGTCAAAGACCTAGTTCTATGGAAGATATCTTCCACgcctaattaa
- the LOC110378369 gene encoding polycomb protein suz12-B isoform X3: MPPKKRDKDNEASKNSKIDHLQADHELFLQAFEKPTQIYRFLRTRNMLSPIFLNRTLSYMKRRMSRSNKSRIGFKVDSLLDKITLKKSTELQPNSLGGYMTLTFLGFYDKSLDEPRDYQVKVETLLLKICHKKRKESSSAIVEVSVGSCSVPLNPSTSEPPAMASAVSISSETFSPSQGPNVKSYMLMLRVTVTRASGSSTSNEPVTKRLKSSSDLNSSSDGKWTKFYGSELIVYDKHNRCLLTNGEYDLVLHDASPAGRSGTIARSPHKALMAQWETIPNENDLQTEGNPFDIFKVRPLLKLKLSWSQEPTNGLVNRPKLYQQTSENGKKDSCSSKDRQAASKSSNNDIKNGDKSKLDGTDGESKRQQIIYQFLYNNNSRQQTEACDDLHCPWCSLDCGTLYSLLKHLKLCHSRFNFTYFPIPGGARIDVSINELYDGSYTGSPHDLIAAQGRGGGPAAAAPGGGPAGPRAGPTRRTELTHVLVWRARPRRRPIRHSLAEFLELDDADIVDAQRPYLTGHNRLYHHTITCLPVYPNELDIDSESETDPLWLQQKTMMMIDEFTDVNEGEKELMKMWNLHVMKYNYVGDCQIPIACQMFLQMRGKELLEKNLYRNFVLHMCSLHDFGLLSPVALYQTVQLLNQMLADNGEAKEKMRESLRAAREQWRLTRRDEPRADAAPRRKPPRQAPGRKRASLSDRNTSV; the protein is encoded by the exons ATGCCTCCCAAGAAGCGAGATAAAGACAATGAAGCTAGTAAAAACTCCAAAATTGATCACTTACAAGCCGACCATGAGTTGTTTTTACAAGCATTCGAAA AGCCCACTCAAATATACAGATTTCTACGGACTCGCAATATGCTTTCG CCTATATTCCTGAATAGAACATTGTCGTATATGAAGAGGCGGATGTCGCGGAGTAACAAAAGCCGTATAGGTTTTAAAGTCGATAGTTTGTTAGATAAAATCACATTGAAGAAGAGTACAGAGCTACAGCCAAATAGTTTGGGAGGTTACATGACCCTTACCTTCCTAGGATTCTATGATAAGAGCTTGGACGAGCCCAGAGACTACCAGGTCAAAGTGGAAACACTGCTGCTTAAAATATGCCATAAGAAGAGGAAAGAAAGCTCCTCAGCTATTGTTGAAGTATCT GTTGGCAGCTGCTCCGTACCACTAAACCCTTCAACGTCAGAACCGCCCGCAATGGCATCTGCAGTCAGCATCTCCAGTGAAACATTCAGCCCATCGCAAGGCCCCAACGTAAAGTCCTACATGCTCATGTTACGAGTAACGGTCACCAGGGCATCCGGATCTAGTACTTCTAATG AACCTGTAACCAAACGTCTGAAATCATCATCGGATCTCAACTCGTCAAGCGACGGGAAATGGACAAAGTTCTACGGCAGTGAGCTAATAGTTTATGACAAACACAACAGATGTCTGCTAACTAATGGCGAGTATGACCTGGTACTGCACGACGCGTCGCCGGCAGGCCGGAGTGGTACCATCGCGAGATCACCACATAAAGCGCTTATGGCACAATGGGAAACTATACCTAAT GAAAATGATCTTCAAACTGAGGGGAATCCATTTGACATATTCAAAGTGAGACCCCTTCTCAAATTGAAACTCAGCTGGAGTCAGGAGCCGACCAATGGACTTGTGAACCGACCCAAGTTGTACCAGCAGACCAGTGAGAACGGCAAGAAGGATTCCTGCTCCAGCAAGGATCGGCAGGCTGCTTCCAAATCtagtaataatgatattaaaaatg GGGACAAATCCAAACTGGACGGTACTGACGGAGAATCAAAGCGTCAACAGATAATCTACCAGTTCTTGTACAACAATAACTCGAGGCAACAGACGGAGGCATGTGACGACCTGCACTGTCCATGGTGCTCGCTCGACTGTGGCACGTTGTACTCCTTGCTCAAACACCTCAAGCTGTGTCATTCTAGATTCaactttacttatttt CCAATCCCTGGCGGCGCTCGCATCGACGTATCAATAAACGAGCTATACGATGGATCATACACGGGGTCCCCGCACGACCTGATCGCCGCACAAGGCCGGGGCGGGGGCCCGGCCGCCGCGGCTCCGGGCGGGGGGCCCGCGGGACCACGGGCGGGGCCCACACGTCGTACAGAGCTAACACACGTGTTGGTGTGGCGAGCGCGGCCCAGACGCCGCCCTATCAGACATTCCCTGGCAGAGTTCTTGGAACTCGATGATGCAGATATTGTTGATGCTCAACGGCCGTATCTTACGGGACATAACAG ATTATACCACCACACGATCACATGCTTACCCGTATATCCGAATGAGCTAGACATCGACTCAGAAAGCGAGACAGACCCACTGTGGCTGCAACAGAAGACCATGATGATGATAGACGAGTTCACAGACGTCAACGAGGGGGAGAAAGAACTCATGAAGATGTGGAACCTACACGTCATGAAGTACAACTACGTAGGCGACTGTCAGATACCCATCGCCTGTCAGATGTTCCTACAGATGCGAGGAAAGGAGTTACTAGAGAAGAATTTGTATAGGAATTTTGTGTTGCACATGTGTTCGTTGCACGATTTCGGGTTGTTGAGTCCTGTGGCGTTGTACCAGACGGTGCAGCTGTTGAATCAGATGTTGGCGGACAATGGCGAGGCGAAGGAGAAGATGCGCGAGTCTCTGCGGGCGGCGCGCGAGCAGTGGCGCCTCACGCGCCGCGACGAGCCGCGCGccgacgccgcgccgcgccgcaaGCCGCCCCGCCAGGCGCCCGGACGGAAGCGGGCATCGCTCTCCGATAGAAACACTTCTGTGTAA